In Drosophila nasuta strain 15112-1781.00 chromosome 2R, ASM2355853v1, whole genome shotgun sequence, a single genomic region encodes these proteins:
- the LOC132785231 gene encoding uncharacterized protein LOC132785231, with the protein MAPRSVDKFLTTRSINYVAVTVGWMRGCKRLLDKLQNPRWLHRTTSYIMWYNGSESFVSELYSLYALVLQAIGDRSIFYYNPAGHECNWSWFQQHNFTHQPQWVWHSWQPYFSLQRNYNNEFWLLACLSEKDYSIELMGLSETLEHLKDVRVIIELTSLKNSSNTDSLALNILRYFRQENMLNVALYFQNTQLPLTLYSFKVFPMFNMIQRLLSGATFELFPKQVTNLNGFELLAMHDYSEPNTILYSDTSGKTHLTGFLWHFIKAFGDSLGAKMTPVHPTWPPGRLLSEPHMLEFTRNGSVDFGLLTVQASQNFYQRGSQYSYPVFMASWCIMLPLERPIRRDAMFEHILETKTLALLLITFGCFCLSIGSAVDRFPMWRCLRLAVRFLGLFVVCLCLAQLFHLMVTRPQLSLIKSFDDLIASGLHVFGLRAEFDILDNDFRARYAAAFRLTSNLSEFFWMRTTLNTSWAYSISSTKWYILEEQQRHFQRPLFRYSDLCLTGSGPDSMLMAEDSIYKEALKLYIMRTQQSGLLLRWLQYSLYDMVEAGRMQLKDHSVLLEMRALGVQDFRQVWGLCGAVLLVALIVFGIELLWFYVNVCLNHL; encoded by the exons atggcGCCACGATCTGTTGACAAATTTCTCACAACACGATCCATAAATTATGTGGCCGTGACCGTGGGCTGGATGCGAGGCTGCAAGAGGCTGCTGGATAAGCTCCAGAACCCGAGATGGCTGCATCGCACGACAT CTTACATTATGTGGTACAATGGCAGCGAGAGCTTTGTTTCCGAGTTGTATTCCCTTTACGCCTTGGTCTTACAGGCCATTGGAGACCGAAGCATCTTCTACTACAATCCAGCTGGTCATGAGTGCAACTGGAGCTGGTTTCAGCAGCACAACTTTACGCATCAGCCGCAGTGGGTGTGGCACAGCTGGCAGCCTTACTTCTCACTGCAAcgcaactacaacaacgaaTTTTGGCTACTGGCTTGTTTGAGTGAGAAAGATTACTCTATTGAACTCATGGGATTATCGGAGACTCTCGAGCATTTAAAAGATGTGCGAGTGATCATCGAATTGACAAGCTTAAAGAACTCTTCGAATACGGACTCTTTAGCCTTGAATATCTTGAGGTATTTTCGGCAAGAAAACATGCTCAATGTGGCATTGTATTTTCAGAACACGCAGCTCCCACTCACGCTCTACAGCTTTAAAGTGTTTCCCATGTTTAACATGATTCAGCGACTGTTATCGGGAGCCACATTTGAGTTGTTTCCTAAACAGGTGACAAACCTCAACGGCTTTGAATTGCTCGCCATGCATGATTACTCAGAACCAAACACAATACTCTATAGCGATACGAGTGGCAAGACGCATCTCACAGGCTTCTTGTGGCACTTCATCAAAGCCTTTGGCGACAGTCTAGGTGCCAAGATGACTCCAGTGCATCCGACTTGGCCACCAGGAAGACTTTTATCTGAGCCACACATGCTGGAGTTCACTCGGAATGGCAGCGTTGACTTTGGGCTACTTACTGTGCAGGCCTCGCAGAACTTTTATCAACG GGGATCTCAGTATTCGTATCCAGTGTTCATGGCCAGTTGGTGCATCATGTTACCCTTGGAGCGACCCATTCGAAGAGATGCCATGTTCGAGCACATACTGGAGACGAAGACTTTGGCTTTACTTCTGATTACCTTTGGCTGCTTTTGCCTATCGATTGGCAGCGCAGTCGATCGATTTCCCATGTGGCGTTGCCTGCGCCTGGCTGTTAGATTCCTCGGACTTTTTGTGGTTTGTCTGTGCTTGGCTCAACTGTTTCATTTGATGGTCACACGTCCACAGCTGTCGCTCATCAAGAGCTTCGATGATTTGATTGCATCAGGTTTGCATGTCTTTGGGCTGCGAGCAGAGTTTGATATACTGGACAACGATTTTCGCGCCAGATATGCGGCTGCCTTTCGGCTGACTAGCAATCTGAGTGAGTTCTTCTGGATGCGAACAACCTTAAACACGAGCTGGGCCTACAGCATATCCTCCACCAAGTGGTACATTCTAGAGGAGCAGCAGCGACACTTTCAACGTCCGCTCTTTCGTTACTCCGATCTCTGTTTGACTGGCAGCGGTCCAGACAGCATGTTGATGGCCGAGGACTCTATCTACAAGGAGGCGCTGAAGCTCTACATAATGCGAACTCAGCAGTCGGGATTGCTTTTGCGCTGGCTGCAATACAGTCTCTACGACATGGTAGAAGCGGGTCGCATGCAGCTCAAGGATCACAGCGTGCTCCTCGAGATGCGCGCGTTGGGTGTGCAGGACTTTCGGCAGGTTTGGGGATTGTGTGGCGCGGTGTTGCTTGTGGCACTGATAGTGTTTGGCATTGAGCTGCTGTGGTTCTATGTCAATGTGTGTCTGAATCACTTGTAG